From a single Labrenzia sp. PHM005 genomic region:
- the cobJ gene encoding precorrin-3B C(17)-methyltransferase yields MDASPILLVLNQAGLDTAEDIAKRFSTARIHGLAGRVPTADTQFNETIEHLQMLFKAGHPIIGFCASGILIRALAPVLSDKRNEPPVVAVSEDGSSIVPLLGGHRGANELARLLAKGLGGHAAITTAGDTALGIALDAPPKGWKLANPDDAKPVMAELLSGAAVQILGQADWLKQDKLTISEDADLTLLATDEPVDGSPTRLVYHPQRYVVGVGCARGCDPQELIDLVDTHLAIHSIAKGAIACVATIDLKADEAAMNALAAHLGAPLRLFSAEQLELETPRLKNPSEVVYSEVRCHGVAEGAALASVGPDGRLAVEKQKTANATCAITRALEPIDALSVGRPRGHLSVIGIGPGKDDWRTPQATKLLAEATDVVGYSLYLDIVSAHITGKTHHNFPLGAEEDRVRFALEEAGKGKNVALISSGDAGIYAMGALVYELLDRDGDNGGVTDAAKRVSVTNAPGISALQACSAQIGAPLGHDFCAISLSDLLTPWDSIEKRLNAAAEGDFVIAFYNPVSKRRRTQLAAAKEILLKHRPADTPVVLGINLGRPEETLRVLTLSELEVDDVDMLTTVMVGSSNSKAVTRGDGKPFVYTPRGYAKRIDAPKGQKTENNK; encoded by the coding sequence GTGGACGCTTCCCCCATCCTTCTCGTCTTGAACCAGGCAGGCCTCGACACGGCCGAGGACATCGCCAAACGGTTTTCGACCGCACGCATCCACGGCCTCGCTGGCCGTGTCCCGACAGCCGACACGCAGTTCAATGAAACCATTGAACACCTTCAGATGCTGTTTAAGGCTGGCCATCCGATCATTGGATTTTGTGCCAGCGGCATTCTGATCCGGGCGCTGGCGCCGGTCTTGTCGGATAAGCGTAACGAGCCGCCTGTTGTTGCGGTTTCCGAAGACGGGTCCAGCATTGTCCCGCTTCTCGGCGGTCATCGCGGTGCCAACGAATTGGCCCGTCTACTCGCAAAAGGCCTTGGCGGGCATGCGGCGATCACGACGGCCGGTGACACTGCACTTGGTATTGCGCTCGATGCTCCGCCAAAGGGATGGAAACTCGCCAATCCGGACGATGCAAAACCGGTGATGGCCGAACTCCTCTCCGGTGCAGCCGTTCAGATCCTTGGTCAGGCAGACTGGCTGAAACAGGACAAGCTGACGATTTCGGAAGATGCGGATCTCACTTTGCTCGCGACCGATGAGCCGGTGGACGGCTCACCAACACGGCTGGTATATCACCCGCAGCGCTATGTCGTTGGGGTCGGCTGCGCCAGGGGCTGCGATCCGCAGGAACTGATTGATCTCGTTGATACACATCTGGCGATCCACAGCATTGCCAAGGGCGCAATTGCCTGCGTTGCGACCATTGATTTGAAGGCCGACGAAGCGGCGATGAATGCGCTCGCTGCCCATCTCGGCGCGCCTCTCCGGCTTTTCTCGGCGGAACAGCTGGAACTGGAAACACCGCGGCTGAAAAACCCGTCGGAAGTTGTCTATTCAGAAGTCCGTTGCCACGGCGTTGCCGAAGGGGCCGCCCTCGCCTCTGTCGGCCCTGATGGCCGCCTGGCGGTCGAAAAACAAAAAACCGCCAATGCCACCTGCGCCATCACCCGCGCTCTCGAGCCAATCGACGCGCTGTCCGTCGGCCGGCCGCGCGGGCATCTGTCGGTTATCGGCATTGGGCCCGGCAAGGACGACTGGCGTACGCCTCAGGCAACTAAGCTTCTGGCCGAGGCCACGGATGTTGTCGGCTATTCGCTCTATCTCGACATTGTGTCCGCCCATATCACCGGCAAAACACACCATAATTTTCCTCTTGGCGCGGAAGAAGACCGCGTTCGCTTTGCACTGGAGGAAGCTGGCAAGGGCAAAAACGTCGCGCTGATTTCGTCCGGAGATGCCGGCATCTACGCCATGGGCGCGCTCGTCTATGAACTACTGGACCGGGATGGTGACAATGGCGGCGTGACAGATGCGGCCAAACGGGTCAGCGTCACCAATGCGCCGGGAATTTCAGCTTTGCAGGCCTGTTCAGCTCAGATTGGAGCGCCGCTCGGCCATGATTTCTGTGCGATTTCTCTTTCCGATCTCCTGACGCCTTGGGACTCCATTGAAAAACGGCTGAACGCTGCGGCGGAAGGCGATTTTGTCATCGCCTTCTACAATCCCGTCTCGAAGCGCCGGCGGACGCAGTTGGCAGCCGCCAAGGAAATTCTCCTAAAACACCGGCCGGCCGACACTCCGGTGGTGCTCGGCATCAATCTCGGCCGCCCGGAAGAAACATTGCGGGTGCTGACCTTGTCAGAGTTGGAGGTCGATGATGTCGACATGCTGACCACCGTAATGGTCGGCTCGTCCAATTCCAAAGCGGTTACACGTGGCGACGGCAAACCTTTTGTCTATACACCGCGCGGCTACGCCAAACGCATCGACGCCCCCAAAGGCCAAAAAACGGAAAACAACAAATGA
- a CDS encoding cobyrinate a,c-diamide synthase: MPVEQPLPNTKGLLIAAPSSGAGKTTVTLALLRALKNAGQSVVSAKSGPDYIDPKFHEAASGRPCINLDAWAMEVRSLQALAKGHVSGHDLLIVEGAMGLFDGAASGVGSAADLAKSLNVPVILVVDCAKQAQSVAALVSGFQTFRSDISVRGVILNRVGSARHEQMLRKALAGLDIKVLGALPRTEKLVLPERHLGLVQAVEHPELEAFLETAADICFKNVDLAAVKDLAGDIDLDQKSSSVQLPTPLGQRIAVAEDVAFAFSYLHLLDHWRRSGAEISFFSPLADEGPETGADAVYLPGGYPELHAGQLANAQSFKSGMRSAANKGALIYGECGGYMALGDSLIDVGGQRHEMLGLLPLETSFQARKRHLGYRCLKPLAGVPWDTPLSAHEFHYASIVREGDADRLFAAKDAEGQDLADMGLRAGNVMGSFAHIIALGPVNQYRRS; encoded by the coding sequence ATGCCGGTTGAACAGCCTTTGCCAAACACAAAAGGCCTGTTGATCGCGGCACCGTCATCCGGCGCTGGTAAAACGACAGTGACGCTCGCGCTGCTACGGGCTTTGAAGAACGCCGGACAATCTGTGGTCTCGGCAAAATCCGGACCGGACTATATCGATCCTAAATTCCATGAAGCTGCAAGCGGCCGTCCCTGTATCAATCTGGATGCGTGGGCGATGGAGGTCCGATCGCTTCAAGCTTTGGCAAAAGGACATGTCAGCGGCCATGACTTGTTGATTGTCGAAGGAGCGATGGGGCTCTTTGACGGTGCAGCCAGCGGTGTGGGATCGGCCGCTGATCTGGCGAAAAGCCTGAACGTGCCGGTCATTCTGGTGGTCGATTGCGCAAAACAAGCCCAGTCGGTGGCAGCGCTTGTCAGCGGATTTCAAACCTTCCGGTCCGATATCTCGGTTAGGGGCGTCATTCTAAACCGCGTCGGCAGTGCTCGGCACGAACAAATGTTGCGTAAGGCATTGGCTGGTCTCGACATCAAGGTCCTTGGGGCATTGCCGCGTACGGAAAAACTGGTATTGCCCGAACGCCATCTCGGTCTTGTTCAGGCGGTAGAACATCCTGAGTTGGAAGCGTTTCTTGAGACGGCCGCAGACATTTGTTTCAAGAATGTGGATCTGGCAGCAGTGAAGGACCTGGCAGGGGACATCGACCTCGATCAGAAGTCATCAAGCGTTCAACTTCCAACTCCTCTCGGCCAGCGGATTGCCGTTGCAGAGGATGTTGCCTTCGCGTTTTCCTATTTGCATTTGCTGGACCACTGGCGCCGGAGCGGAGCGGAGATCTCCTTCTTTTCGCCGTTGGCAGATGAGGGGCCAGAGACTGGAGCTGACGCTGTCTATTTGCCGGGCGGCTATCCCGAGCTACATGCGGGCCAGTTGGCAAATGCTCAGTCATTTAAGTCCGGGATGCGGTCTGCTGCCAATAAAGGCGCACTGATTTACGGTGAGTGCGGCGGCTATATGGCGCTTGGCGACAGCTTGATCGATGTGGGTGGCCAACGTCATGAGATGCTGGGCTTGTTGCCGCTGGAGACAAGCTTTCAGGCGCGCAAACGGCATTTGGGGTATCGTTGCCTAAAGCCGTTAGCCGGCGTTCCTTGGGATACGCCATTGTCGGCACATGAATTTCACTACGCCAGTATTGTCCGCGAAGGTGATGCCGACCGGCTCTTTGCAGCCAAGGATGCAGAAGGCCAGGACCTGGCCGACATGGGGCTGCGCGCCGGGAATGTCATGGGGTCTTTCGCGCATATTATTGCCCTTGGTCCGGTGAACCAGTACCGGCGCAGCTGA
- the cobM gene encoding precorrin-4 C(11)-methyltransferase — protein sequence MTVHFIGAGPGDPDLITVRGLKLIQSCPVCLYAGSLVPEQIVAAAPEGARVIDTAPMTLDEIIAEIETAHANGQDIARVHSGDPSIYGATAEQMRRLDALGIDYDITPGVPAFAAAAAALKTELTVPEVAQTIIVTRTAMQSSAMPNNEDLDTLGKSGATLAIHLSIRNLREVERQLTPHYGADCPVIVAYRVGWPDEFFIHGTLSTIAEKVRASKITRTALIFVGHALKPGEDFRDSALYDADHVHVLRPKKKAKG from the coding sequence ATGACCGTACACTTCATTGGCGCCGGTCCCGGCGATCCGGATCTGATCACCGTTCGAGGTTTGAAGCTGATCCAATCCTGTCCGGTCTGTCTATATGCCGGCTCCCTGGTGCCGGAGCAGATCGTTGCGGCCGCTCCCGAGGGCGCAAGGGTGATCGACACCGCCCCGATGACTCTAGATGAGATCATCGCGGAAATTGAAACGGCCCACGCAAATGGTCAGGACATTGCGCGCGTTCACTCCGGCGACCCGTCCATCTATGGCGCAACAGCCGAACAAATGCGGCGGTTGGATGCGCTCGGCATCGATTACGATATTACGCCTGGTGTTCCAGCGTTTGCTGCAGCTGCTGCTGCTCTAAAAACCGAGCTGACCGTGCCGGAAGTCGCCCAGACTATCATTGTCACGCGCACGGCGATGCAGTCCTCGGCCATGCCGAACAACGAGGACCTGGATACGCTCGGCAAAAGTGGGGCTACTTTGGCTATTCACTTGTCGATCCGGAACTTGCGTGAAGTCGAACGGCAATTGACTCCACACTACGGTGCTGACTGCCCGGTTATCGTGGCTTACCGGGTCGGCTGGCCGGATGAATTCTTCATTCACGGCACGCTTTCAACCATCGCGGAAAAGGTCCGGGCTTCCAAAATCACCCGCACCGCACTGATCTTTGTTGGTCACGCCCTAAAACCAGGCGAGGACTTCCGCGACAGCGCCCTTTATGACGCAGATCATGTCCATGTTTTAAGGCCGAAGAAAAAGGCGAAGGGTTAG